Genomic DNA from Patescibacteria group bacterium:
ACCCTTGGGTCTTGCCTTGCGCGCTGCTCTTCCCCGCCTTCACGCTCTCTAAAGGGACAAGGGTTGATTTTTCGCTATCCCCGTTTCCCGGAACGCCTGCAACCTTAATGCTAGGAGGTTCTTGGCTCATGGTGCGGGTGCGAAGAGTGGCGGCGAGAAGTGTGGGTTCGGACATAAAAAGAGAGCGGGATAAAAGAAATAGAATTAAGGAATATTATTCTCTATATTTATACTTTTTTAAAACGTTTCTTAACCTTAAACGCCTTCGATGTCCTCGTACGCAATTTCTTCCCCATTCTGGGGCGCTCTCGGACTAACCGTGACAATTCCCGCTGGAAACGGCGCACATCTTCGAATTGGCGGTACACGGAAGCGAACCTGATGTAGCCCACTTTATCAAATTTTTCAAGATGCCGCATTACCAGCTCCCCTACCACAACCGAAGGAAGCTCCCTCTTCTTCGTTTTTTGGATATCCCGCTCTATGGCATTGATAAGTTTATGGAAATCTTCCTCGGTATAGGAGCGTTTTACCAAAGAATTCCGCACGCCTTCCTCGAGTTTCTTGCGGTCATACGATTCCCTGCGTCCGTCCCGCTTGATAATGGTAAAATCAAGGAGTTCTACCTGCTCATACGTGGAAAACCGGTACTTGCATTTAAGGCACGAGCGGCGTCTGCGGATAGAAAGCCCGTCTGCCGCGACACGGGAGTCAAGTACCCGAGTATCATGGAAGTTGCAGACGGGGCAATTCATTCGAATAGGTATTTATACTGTTCTTCAAGTAATTTTTATGGAAATCCTGCGTTAACCCCGTTACCATGGGCTTAACACCTCTATTGCGTTGGCCATCATTCCCCTTCGGGGTTGTTGCCATTTCCACCAAATGCGTATCTGCCTCTGGCATGACATCTACGGTCTCAACCACTCTGTAGCGTTCTGGTAACGGGGCAAATCAGCCGCTCTGATCTCTCCTCTTTTGAAGTCAGTAGTGTAATGATAGCGTATCCGCGCAAATTAGTATATCTTACTGCGCCTTAACCTCGAGAGATACAAGATATGGTATGTAGTGCTCTCATTATAGCACTACTGGTTGAGAAAATCAAAACCCCCTCCTCGGGGGTTTTCCTGTGGAAAACTTACTCTTTCAGACTAATCTCCTAGCCTTTTGCCTCTACCTTCTTATCCTCTAGATAGATGTGTCCTTGGTATCGGAGCTCTTCTCCATAACATACTGGCGGTATTACACGCTTTACCGTCTGACCTTCCACCCTCTCATTAGCCATATCTGCAGTCAACCTTGCGGCCTCACCTGCAGCCTCACCTGCAGTATCTTTACTAAATTTACAATGGGTTTCATATCTTCTTGATACCTCACGTTTATCTGCATAATTAGTGTTCACAAATTCCCCAAACGATTGCCCAATAGCGGGCAAGGGGCTATCGCCAAACGACACATTTACTGGCTTCATGAACGTATCCCTGTAGAAAATCCATTGCTTCAGGTGAAATTTTGCCGTAACTTGACGCAACAGTTGAACCAACGCTCGGTATTCCAAGCGGATCACTCCAGCTTTTGTCATTCGTATTGTCTAATGCTCGTTCCAAATTTAGTTGCAAATCTCTTATATTAAATATGTCTACCAGTTCACTTTGCGCATCTGGACTAATGTTGTCTATTTGTAGTGATTGATCCGTTATTGCCTTATTTAAATTTTCTATTTGCATTAGCATAATAGCCATCGGGTGATCAGTCCTTGCATTTTCTTGTGCACGTATGTCCTCCATTTTTTTATATACTTTGCCCGCTAACTCCTGAAGCTGCGCACGAAGCCTTTCCCCTGTTTCCGCGTTTTTCGTGATAGTTTGCCCAACGCTTACATCGCTGCTTGATTCTATTTCTGGCATCATAGGATTTGTTATTATTAATGGTTCTTCCGACTTTCCTATAGGCGCCGTGAGCGGCTCATCCGTTCCCTCCCTTAAGGTAAGGGAGGGTTGGGGTGAGTTATGAACGGTGCGCGCATACTTTTGTTTTGGCGAACTTATGCCTTTTATGCGCCAAACTTATAACTCCCCTTCGTCCCCTCTTACCTTAAGAGGGGAGTCCGCTGCGAACCTTATGACTTTAAGGGATTGCAAACTACCCGCACAAATGTCTGAAGAGCCTTATTAATAAGGTATATTTCTCTCCTTTAATCTTTAACTACCTTAATTCATCTTCTTCCTGATGAAGGCGGGAATCTCGAGCTCTTCCTCTTCTTTTATCTTTTGCGCTTCTTCTTCGCGGCTTGGCGGAAGAGGGTGGCGTTCCTGGAATACCGCGCGGCTTGTGGCGCTGGGAGCGGTTGTTCTCACGAATCCCTGCTGGGAGCGTCCGGCTCCTGCTTCCTGGGTATGGGTGCTTGATTTCGTGAGAGAAGGGCCGAACCCAGTGGCAATGACGGTAATCTTTACCTCATCCTTCAAGGTTTCATCTATCACTGCGCCGAATATGATCTTCGCATTGGGATCAGCGGATGCGGTAATGACGCGGGACGCCTCGGAAACTTCATTCATGGAAAGGTTGGGGCTTGCGGATATGGTAAAGAGTATGCCGCGTGCGCCGTCAATGGAAACCTCCAAAAGAGGCGAGTCAATGGCGGCTTTGGCCGCGTCAACCGCGCGCATCTCTCCGGTGCCGCGCCCGATCCCCATGAGTGCAGTACCCGCATCGCGCATGATAGCCCGCACATCTGCAAAATCCACATTGATGAGACCCGGAACCGTGATGATGTCTGAAATCCCCTGCACTCCCTGGCGGAGCACGTCATCCACCGTTTCAAACGCCGCGAGCAACGTCGTTTTCTTATCAACCACCTGGAAGATGCGGTCGTTCGGAATAGTGATGATAGTGTCAACTTTGCCCACGAGTTCGTCCAACCCCCGATCCGCGATCGCGCGGCGCTGCGCGCCTTCAAATGAAAATGGTTTCGTGACGACCGCCACAGTGAGCGCGCCGACCTCGCGTGCGAGATCTGCCACTATGGGAGACGCGCCGGTGCCGGTGCCGCCCCCGAGGCCGCAGGTGATAAATATCATGTCAGCGCCCTTCAAAGCGTCATGGATTTGTTCACTGTCCTCCTCTGCCGCCTTTCTGCCCAGTTCAGGGTCCATGCCCGCGCCCAATCCCCGCGTCACGGTCTGGCCGATGTGTATCTTTTTGGGCGCGCCATTGTGATGGAGCGCTTGCGCATCAGTATTGATAGAGATAAAATCAACCCCGCGCACCTTCGAGGCTACCATCCTATTAATGGCGGCGCCGCCGGATCCACCGATACCGACGACTTTGATCTTTGCGAACGTCTCGAGAGCGGGTTTTACTTCCATACGCTGGTGCGGCGAACCGCGTAAATGAGTTCCCATGGGATATTATAAATTAAACCCTGCACTTTAGTGGCGCAAACTGGCGTAGTGCTGGCGTAAACTAGCTTCTACTGATGGGGTATAGAAGCAACAGGCACCACATGATACGCTACTTAACGCTCATTATTGAAATTCCGATACGAGGACTTCTTAATGAGAAGCTGTGGAAAAATAGATTGCCCTTAGTATACCATCTTCTGTGGATAACACAATCCCCTTCCCTATCAGTAGTATTGAACAATATTAGTGTTCAAACAAACCGCAGATAGACGCGGATTGTCACGCTTGGCTTTAACGCGGATATACGCAGATATCTATTTTAAGGAAGTAGCGACCGGAACCAATGCAGTACATGGCGAGGC
This window encodes:
- the ftsZ gene encoding cell division protein FtsZ; the encoded protein is MEVKPALETFAKIKVVGIGGSGGAAINRMVASKVRGVDFISINTDAQALHHNGAPKKIHIGQTVTRGLGAGMDPELGRKAAEEDSEQIHDALKGADMIFITCGLGGGTGTGASPIVADLAREVGALTVAVVTKPFSFEGAQRRAIADRGLDELVGKVDTIITIPNDRIFQVVDKKTTLLAAFETVDDVLRQGVQGISDIITVPGLINVDFADVRAIMRDAGTALMGIGRGTGEMRAVDAAKAAIDSPLLEVSIDGARGILFTISASPNLSMNEVSEASRVITASADPNAKIIFGAVIDETLKDEVKITVIATGFGPSLTKSSTHTQEAGAGRSQQGFVRTTAPSATSRAVFQERHPLPPSREEEAQKIKEEEELEIPAFIRKKMN
- the nrdR gene encoding transcriptional regulator NrdR, which gives rise to MNCPVCNFHDTRVLDSRVAADGLSIRRRRSCLKCKYRFSTYEQVELLDFTIIKRDGRRESYDRKKLEEGVRNSLVKRSYTEEDFHKLINAIERDIQKTKKRELPSVVVGELVMRHLEKFDKVGYIRFASVYRQFEDVRRFQRELSRLVRERPRMGKKLRTRTSKAFKVKKRFKKV